The Halorubrum sp. BV1 sequence GCCTCCGTTCCGTTCCACTTCTGGGCTCCGGAGGCGTACGAGGGCGCGCCGGCACCCGTGAGCGCGTTCCTCTCGTCGGCGTCGAAGGCCGCCGGGTTCGTGGTGGCGTTCCAGCTGTTCACGGAGGCGTTCCCGGTCGGCGCGTCGCTCGGTGCCAACATCGACTGGGTGCTCGCGTTCGGGATCCTCGCGGCCGTGACGATGACGCTCGGGAACTTCGCGGCGGCCGTTCAAGAGGAGGTCAAGCGGATGCTCGCGTACTCCTCGATCGGTCACGCCGGCTACGCGCTCATCGGTCTCGCCGCGCTGTCGGCCGGCGGTCAGGCCAACGGGACCGTGATGGGCGCGGCGATGGCGCACCTGCTCGTCTACGGGTTCATGAACACCGGCGCGTTCCTCTTCGTCGCGATGGCGGAGCGGTGGGGCGTCGGTCGGACCTTCGCGGACTACGCCGGGCTCGCGCGTCGCGCACCCGTCGCGTCGACCGCGATGGCCGTGTTCATGTTCTCGCTCGCGGGGCTCCCGCCGTTCGCCGGGTTCTTCTCGAAGTACTTCCTGTTCCAGGCGGCCATCGACAACGGCTTCCTGTGGCTCGCTGCGCTCGGTGCGGTGAACAGCGTGATCTCGCTGTACTACTACAGCCGAGTCGTCAAGGCGCTGTTCATTGACGATCCCAACTCGCCGAGCGCGCTCGACGCGATCGACGTGCGGCCGACGGCGCTGTACGCCGCGGTCGTGTTCGCCGCCGTCGCGACGGTGCTGCTCTTGCCCGGCTTCGGGCCGGTCATCGAGACCGCCGAGGCGGCCGCGTCCGCGCTATTCTGACCGCCTCGGGAATCGGGTCCCGACTTTTTGTTCGATTCGACCGGTACCCGCAGGTATTCGGGCGTCCGGCACCTCCGTTCGATATGGGACGCACTCGCACGTACCGGTGTCTTGGCTGTCTCGATCACACGCTAGACCGCGCGTTCGACACGTCACACCTCTCCGTGACGTGTCCGTCGTGTGAGTCGTTCGAGCGGTTCGTCAATGAGGCGGCATATCAGACGTTTCGCGGGTTCGAGGAGTCGCCGCCCGACGAACTCGACTGGGCGCGTCTGGAACGGGAGGAGAAGCTGCTCATTTCCGAACGAGTCACCCGAACGACGAAGACGCTCGCCGACTTCGACGTGATCGACGACCGCGACGCGATGCCGGCCGAGTGAGCGGTCCGTGTGGGAACTGGCCTACCGAGCGTAGAGCTTTCCGCCGATGAGCGACGCGAGCGCGACGCCGTCGTTCGGCGTCACCGCCACGTAGGGGCGATCGACGGGGCCGAACACGTCGACTACCCGGCCCACCGTCGAGAGCGACTCGTCGACGACCGACGAGCCGATCCGCGGCGGTTCCTCGTCGGCGTCGGCACGGGCGATAGCGAGCCCCCCGGCGGTACGGACGACGGAGCCTACTCGTCGCATCGCTACTCTCGGATGACCCCGAGGTAGGCGGCGATCGCCTGCACGAGGTCGTTTTTCGCCGTGTCGTCCGTTCCGCGGACGACGACCATCCCGCGGGGTTCGAACTCGCGGGAGTACGCCTTGTCGCGTTCGATCACCGCGTCGTAGCCGATCTGCTGAACAGCCTTCGCGATCTCGTCGACCGTCGGGTCCTCGACCGCCAGGTCCATCGGGACACGGCGGCCCGCAGACCGCGACCGATCGGCGTCGAAGTACGCGGGATAGACGACGTTCTCGACCATATACCGGAGAGGCGAGCGCGCGGCGTAAGGTCGTTTCGGACGCGGTCGGGGTGGTTCGTCGGTCCATGTAGACGTTCGAGCGCGGCACTCTCACCCCGCGGAGCCGCCGCGAGATCCACCCCGGAACCCTTTTGGAGCAACACGGGCCACGTTCGTGTAATGAGCGATCTCGAAGCGGAGTACCGTCTCGACTACTTCGAGGAAGAGGGGTTCGAGCGCAAGGAGTGTCCCTCCTGTGGCGCGCACTTTTGGACCCGCGACGCCGACCGCGAACTGTGCGGCGAACCGCCCTGTGCGGACTACAGCTTCATCGGCGACCCGGGCTTTCCGGAGCCGCACTCGCTGTCGGAGATGCGCGAGGCGTTCCTCTCCTTTTTCGAGGATCACGGTCACGAGCGGATCGATCCGTACCCGGTCGCGGCGAACCGCTGGCGCGACGACGTGCTCTTAACGCAGGCGTCGATCTACGACTTTCAGCCGCTCGTCACCTCCGGGCAGACGCCACCGCCGGCGAACCCGCTTACCATCTCACAGCCCTGCATCCGGATGCAGGACATCGACAACGTCGGGAAGACCGGGCGGCACACGATGGCGTTCGAGATGATGGCACATCACGCGTTCAACACGCGCGAGGACGCGGACGAGGAGTACGCCTACGAGGGCGAGGTGTACTGGAAAGACGAGACGGTCCGGTACTGCGACGAGCTGTTCGAGAGTCTGGGAGCCGACCTGGAGGAGATAACCTACATCGAGGACCCGTGGGTCGGCGGGGGCAACGCCGGCCCCGCAATCGAGGTCATCTACAAGGGCGCGGAGCTGGCGACGCTCGTCTTCATGTGCATGGAGCGGGACCCCGACGGCGACTACGAGATGAAAGACGGGCACACGTACTCGTTCATGGACACGTACATCGTCGACACGGGGTACGGGTTAGAGCGGTGGACGTGGATGAGTCAGGGGACGGCGACGGTGTACGAGGCCATCTATCCGGACGCAATCGACTTCCTCAAAGAGAACGCCGGCATCGAACACACGGCCGACGAACGCGAGATCGTCCACCGCGCGGCGACGCTCTCGGGACGGCTCGACATCGACGACGTCGATGACGTGGAGGCGGCCCGCGGGGACATCGCCGACAGGCTCGACGTCGACGTCGAGCGGCTCCGCGAACTGGTCGAGCCGCTCGAAGCCATCTACGCTATCGCGGACCACTCGCGGACGCTTGCGTACATGTTCGGCGACGGCATCGTCCCGTCGAACGTCGGCACGGGCTACCTCGCGCGGATGGTGCTCCGCCGGATGAAGCGGCTGGTCGACGAGGTGGGCGTCGACGCGCCGCTCGACGAACTTGTCGATATGCAGGCCGACCGGCTCGGCTACGAGAACCGCGACACGATCCGCGAGATCGTCCGCAGCGAGGAGCGGAAGTACCGCAAGACGCTGGAGCGAGGCTCCCGGAAGGTCGAACAGCTCGCCGACGAGTACGCCGGAACCGGCGATCCGATCCCGACGGAGACGCTGTTAGAGCTGTACGACTCCCACGGCATCCAGCCGGACATGGTGGCCGATATCGCGGCGGAGCGCGGCGCGACCGTCGACGTGCCGGACGACTTCTACGCGCTCGTCGCCGACCGTCACGAGGAGGCCGACGGCGACGACGCGGCCACAGCCCGCGACGAGCGGTTCGACGACCTCCCCGAGACGGAGAAGCTCTTTTATGACGATCAGGGGCGGACCGAGTTCGAGGCGGTCGTCCTCGACGTGTTCGATCGCGAGGAGGGGTACGACGTCGTGTTGGACCAGACGATGTTCTATCCCGAGGGCGGCGGCCAGCCCGCGGACCGGGGGCAGCTCACGGTCGGCGAGACCACGGTCGACGTGACGGACGTACAGGAGGTCGGCGGAGTCGTCCTCCACCGCACCGACGCCGATCCCGGAAAGGGTGAGTTCGTTCGCGGGCAGGTCGACGGCGACCGTCGCGACCGGCTGCGGGCACACCACACGGCGACGCACCTGATCGGGCACGCGGCCCGCGAGGTTCTCGGCGACCACATCCGGCAGGCGGGCGCAAAAAAGGGGATAGATTCCTCTCGGCTCGACGTGCGCCACTACGACCGGATCACGAGAGAGCAGGTCAAAGCGATAGAACGCGTGGCAAACGAGCTGGTCCGCGATAACGTCCCGGTTCGACAGGAGTGGCCGGACCGCAACGAGGCAGAGGCCGAACACGGGTTCGACCTGTACCAAGGCGGCGTCCCGCCGGGAACCAACATCCGGCTCGTCCACGTCGGCGACGCCGACGTGCAGGCGTGTGCCGGCACGCACGTCGACCGCACCGGACAGATCGGCGCGGTGAAGGTACTGAAGACAGAGCCCGTCCAAGACGGCGTCGAGCGGATCGTCTTCGCCGCCGCCGGCGCGGCGGTCGAAGCGACCCAGCGCACCGAGGACGCGCTGTACGACGCCGCCGATGCGCTCGACGTCGACCCGCTCGACGTGCCCGAGACGGCAGAGCGATTCTTCGAGGAGTGGAAGGCGCGCGGCAAAGAGATCGAGTCGCTCAAAGAGGAACTTGCGACCGCGCGCGCGTCCGGTGGTGCCGACGCCGAGGAGGTCGACGTCGGCGGGGCGACGGTCGTGGTCCAGCGGCTCGACGGCGACGCGGACGAGCTGCGCGCGACCGCGAACGCCCACGTCGACGACGGAAAGGTCGCCGTCGTCGGGAGCGGCGGCGACGGATCCGCGAGTTTCGTCGTCGGCGTGCCCGACGGCGTCGGTGTCAACGCCGGACAGGTCGTCTCGGCGCTCGCCGACCGGGTGGGCGGCGGCGGCGGCGGGCCACCGGACTTCGCACAGGGCGGCGGCCCGGACGTCGACGCGCTCGACGACGCCCTGGAGTCGGCACCGGAGATAGTACGCAGCGTCCAAGAGGCCTGACTCGGGGAGACCAGACCGATGCCGAGAGCCGACAACGCCGGAGTCTCGATCCGGTACGAGGTCGACGCGCCTGACGCGAGCGACGCCGACGAGGCGGTCGTGTTCTGTGGCGACGCCGGCCTCGGCGCGTGGCAGTTCGGCTGGCAGCACGCCGCGGTCGCGGGGCCGCACACGGTCGTCACGCCCGAGACGCGGGGCGTCGGTCGGTCCGACGCGCCACCGGGGCCGTACTCGGTCGAGACGCTTGCGAGCGACGTCGACGCCGTCTGTTCCGCGGCGGGAGTGCGGAACGCCCACGTCGTCGGGTACGGGCTGGGCGGGATGGTCGCGCTCGCGTACGCCCTCACGTCGTCGCGGCCCGCGAGCCTGACCGTCGTCGGGACGCCGCCGTCGGGGGCGGACTACAACGCCCTCGGGGTGTGGGCCGATCCGTCGACGCCGACGGCGGTCGAGGGGTCACTGACCGGACTGCTCTCTGAGCCGTTCCGCGAGAGGCACCCGGACGTGCTCTCTCGGATCGCCGACTGGCGGATGAGAGAGGACGCCGACCGCGAGACGTTCGAGGCGCACCGCGCGGCCGTAGAGGGCTTCGACGTCTCGGACCGGCTGTACGAGATCACGACGCCGACGCTCGTCGTCCACGGCTCGGAAGACACCGTCTGCCCGCGGACGGCGGCGGAAACGCTCGTCGACGGGCTTCCACGCGGCGAGTCGTTCGTCGTCGAGGGGGCGAAACACCTCGTCGGCGTGGAGGCGTCCGTGGCGGTCAACGACGCGCTTGTCGGGTGGCTCGCGGAGCACGCCGCCGATCCGCTCTCCTGAGTGAACCGCGCCCACAACCGTTTTCAGTGTCTCTGACCACCGTTCGGTCAATGACACGCCTCCGGTTCGCGCTGTTGAACGCGGCGCAGACAGACGGAAGCACCCGGCGGAACTTCCGCCGCGAACTCGACGCTGACCTCGCGGAGTTCGACGCCGCGAACGGCCACCTTCCCGACCACACCGAGTTCGACGGCGTCGTGGTCACCGGGTCGCGGTCGTCGGTCTACTGGGACGAGGCGTGGATCCCCTCGCTCATCGAGTACGTCGCCGACGCCGCCGACGCGGGGGTTCCGGTGCTCGGCGTCTGTTACGGCCACCAAGTGCTCGCGGAGGCGCTCGGCGGTCGCGTCACCGGAATGGACGGGTTCGAGATCGGCTACAACACGGTTCGACACCGCGGGAACGACCCGTTATTCGAGGGGATAGACGAGGAGTTCACCGTCTTCACGACGCACGGCGACACGGTCGTCGACCTCCCGCCGAGCGCGACGCTGATAGCCGAGAACGACCACGGCGTCCACGCGTTCCGCGACGGGCACTGCTGGGGCGTTCAGTTTCATCCGGAGTACGACATCGACACGGCGCGCGACGTCACGGACGGCAAGCGCGAACGGCTGGGCGACGCCCGCGTCGACGCCGTCTTGGAGGAGATCACGCCCGACGCCTACGACGCAGCCTGCGAGGCGAAGGGGATCTTCGACAATTTCGTCGCGTACGCCCGGCGGCTGAAAGCCGAACGCGAGTCGGCTGCCGCTGCCGACGACTGACCGCCGACGGAGTCCGCTCGGGTCGAACACCCTTATACCGCTCCCGCCCGGAGCGACCGTATGAAGGTAGTACCGGACACCAGTGCGGTCGTCGACGGCCGCGTGTCCGAACGCGTCGCCGCCGGGAGCTACGAGTCGGTGACGGTGCTCGTTCCCGAGGCCGTCGTCGGCGAACTGGAGTCGCAGGCCAACGACGGCCTGGAGTCTGGATGGGACGGCCTGAGCGAACTCAAGCGGCTCGCCGACCTCGCCGACGAGGGGACAATCGAACTGCGATACGTGGGCGAGCGCGCGAGCGGCGACGCGCGATCGCACGCACACGAGGGCGACGTCGACGCGCTGATCCGCGATCTGGCGACGGACCACGAGGCCACGCTTCTGTCGAGCGACATCGTGCAGGCCGAGGTCGCCCGCGCGAAAGGCGTCGACGTCGAGTACGTCGAACCGGTCGCCCGAGGGGTCGTCGACGACCTCCCGATACAGGACTTCTTCACCGACGAGACGATGTCGGTCCACCTCAAGACCGATACCGTTCCGAAGGCCAAACGGGGGAACCTCGGCGAGATGCGGTACGTCGAGATCACGGAGGAGCCGACCGACGAGGCGCAGATGCGCGAGTGGGCGAACTCGATCGTCGATCTCGCGCGCCAGTCGAACGAGGGGTTCATCGAGCTCTCCGACGACGGGATGGACATCGTCCAGTTCCGCAACTACCGGATCGCGGTCGCGCGGCCGCCCTTCGCCGACGGGATCGAGATCACGGCCGTCAGGCCGATCGCGAAGACGACGCTCGACGACTACGAGTTCGCCGACGAACTCCGCGAACGGTTCCTCGAACGGAAGCGCGGCGTGCTCATCTCCGGATCGCCCGGCGCGGGGAAATCGACGTTCGCGCAGGCGGTCGCGGAGTTCCTGAACGACGCCGACTACGCCGTGAAGACGATGGAGAAGCCGCGCGACCTGCAAGTCGGTCCGGAGATCACCCAGTACGGCGCGCTCGGCGGCGACATGGCGAACACCGCCGATTCGCTGCTTCTGGTTCGACCCGACTACACCGTCTACGACGAGGTGCGAAAGACCGACGACTTCGAGGTGTTCTCCGACATGCGGATGGCCGGCGTCGGAATGGTGGGCGTCGTCCACGCCTCCCGCGCTATCGACGCGCTCCAGCGGCTCGTCGGCCGCGTCGAACTCGGGATGATCCCGCAGATCGTCGACACGGTCGTCTACATCGAGGCCGGGGAGATCCACACGGTCTACGACGTCGAGACCGAGGTGAAGGTGCCGGCGGGACTCACCGCCGAGGACCTCGCCCGGCCGGTCATTCAGGTGTCGAACTTCGAGACCGGTCGTCCCGAGTACGAGATCTACACGTTCAACCGACAGGTGGTCACGGTTCCCCTCGACGACGCGGACGGTGACGACGCGGAGTCCGGAGTCGGTCGGATCGCCAAACAGGAGATCGAACGGGAGATCCGGTCGGTCGCACACGGACACGTCGACGTCGAACTGAAGGGCAACGACAAAGCCATCGTGTACGTCACGGAGGGCGACATCGGCACCGTCATCGGCAAGGGCGGCGGACGCATCAGCGACATCGAGAACCGGCTCGGCATCGAGATCGACGTGCGGACGCACGCGGACAAGCCCGGTGGGGGTAGCGCTTCGGCCGGTGCCGGAACCAACGGAACTGGCGGCTCGGACGGGAGTGCCGGCGGACAGGTCGGCGAAGAGCGCGGCACCGTCGTCGAACCGGAGATCACCTCCCGGCACGTCGTCATCGACGTCGACGACGGCGTCGGCGAGACCGTCGAGGTTCGCGCGGACGGCGAGTACCTCTTCACGGCCACCGTCGGTCGCGGCGGCGAGGTTCAGGTGTCTCGCGGCTCTGCGATCGCGGAGGAGCTCGAAGACGCGATCGACCGAAAGCGCCGGGTAACGGTCGTCCCGGCGCGCTGACTCACACCGGGACCAGATTCTGCGGCCTCCGTCGTTCGGTTCACACGAAGTACCACGATCGTCGAATCGTATCCCTCCTGAAAGATAACGCTTTTTTGGTGGTGGAAGGAACCCACCTCCATGTCAGACGAGTTAAAGCGCGGGCTCGAAGGTGTCCTCGTCGCGGAGTCGGATCTGAGTTACGTCGACGGCGAGGTTGGCAAGCTCGTGTACCGCGGGCACGACATCGAAGACCTCGCGCGCGGCGCGAGCTACGAGGAGGTGTTGTACCTCCTCTGGTACGGCTCGTTGCCGACGCGGGAGGAGCTCGACGCGTTCGCCGCGGAACTCGCGACCGAACGGGACGTCGACGACGACGTGCTCGAAACGGTCCGCACGCTGGCCGACGCCGGCGAACGGCCGATGGCGGCGCTCCGGACCGCGACGTCGATGCTCTCCGCGTACGAGCCCGAGCCGGACGCAGACCCGGAGGACCTCGAGGCGACGCTCCGGCAGGGACGTCGGATCACGGCGAAGATCCCGACGGTGCTGGCCGCCTTCGAGCGCGCGCGGCAGGGCGACGACCCGATCGCGCCTGACCCCGACCTCTCGCACGCGGCGAACTTCCTCTACATGCTCACGGGGACCGAACCCGACGCCGTCAGCGCGGAGACGTTCGACATGGCTCTCACGCTCCACGCCGACCACGGGCTCAACGCCTCGACGTTCACCGCGATGGTGATCGGCTCGACGATGGCCGACATCTACTCCGGCGTCACCGGCGGTATCGGGGCGCTCTCCGGGTCGCTTCACGGGGGCGCGAACCAGGACGTCATGGAAGTGCTCTACGAGATCGACGCGTCCGCGAAAGACCCCGTCGAGTGGGTAAAAGACGCCCGCGAAGAGGGTCGGCGCATCCCCGGCTTCGGTCACCGCGTGTACGCGGTCAAGGACCCGCGAGCGAAGATCCTCGAAGAGAAACTGCGTGACCTCGCCGAGTCCTCGGGCGACACGAAGTGGCTCGACTACACCACCGCGATCGAGGAGTATCTCACCGATCAGGGGCTCTTAGAGAAGGGAATCGCGCCGAACGTCGACTTCTATTCGGGGTCGGTGTACGACTCGCTTGGCATTCCCGTCGACATGTACACGCCCATCTTCGCGATGAGCCGCGTCGGCGGCTGGATCGCACACGTCGTCGAGTATCAGGAGGACAACCGTCTCATCCGGCCGCGGGCGCGGTACACCGGTCCCGACGACACCTCGTTCGTTCCGATCGACGAGCGCTGATTCGGCCGGTCGGCCGCCGGTTCGGACGACCAGCCCGCCGCGTTCGCCTGCCGCGGTCGCCTCGTCAGCCGAAGTTCTCCACTTTCGCCGCGTCAGCGTCGCCGCCTGCGGCCTCGATCGCTGCGGTCGCGTCGTCGACGAGGTCGGCGAAGCCGTAGACGAAGAGGGTCTCGTCGGCCGATCCGGTCACCGCGTCGTCGAGCGCGTCGCGCAGGTCGGCGTCGGCGTCGAGGAGGTGGACGGTCACGCCGCGCGCCGTCAGCGCCTCGATCCGATCGGCGTGTGCCACGTCGGCGGCGCGGTAGAGTATCGCCGCCTCGCCGCCGTCGTCGAGCGCGCGTTCCGCGATGGCCACCGCCGGTCCGACGCCGGGGCCGCCGGCGACGACGACCGCCCGAGCCTCGCCGTCGTAGTGCTGGTCGCCGTACGGCCCGGAGAGCGTCATCTCGGTTCCGGCCTCCGCGTCCGCGAGGAACGCGGAGAAGTCGCCGCCGTCGTCGGGGTCGATGCCCACGGTGACCTCGAAGGTGTCGTCGACGGTCGGCGAGGAGAGCGTGTAGAAGCGGGCGACCGACTCCCCGTCGATCTCGGTGCCGAGCTTCACGAACTGTCCCGGCTCCGCGGTGAAGCCGTCCGGCGCGTGAAATCGGAGGGCGTACGTGTCGCGGCCGACCGTCTCGACCGAGCTGACCGTAGCTATCGTGTCCATGGCGTCGATCGGACCGGCGGACACAAACGTGTTCCCGTCGGCGTCGGTCCTGCCCCGGTCGACACACCGGAGTCGGGTCGTGTCCGTCTGACGTGAAAAATACGACGATCGTCGAAATGTACTGCGACAGAAAGGGTCGATCATGAGGGACATAGAACACAAACGCCCACTTATTTCTATATAATCCAACGTATATTTTTTAACTCGGCAATACTTACAGATAAAAACACGAACGTACAGATCTGTGTCGGTGGCTCCTTCCAGAAGTCTTTTGATGAGTCCGGTGAAACGTCCGACTATAGCATGGCTGCGGACTTCAACTGGGCCGTCGGCGGAGAGGCCGGTGACGGCATCGACTCGACCGGGAAGATTTTCGCGCAAGCGCTCTCTCGGGCGGGTCGGCACGTGTTCACGTCGAAGGACTTCGCGTCGCGTATCCGAGGGGGATACACCGCGTACAAGGTGCGGACGTCCGTCGACAAGGTACAGAGCGTCGTCGACCGTCTGGACGTGCTCATCGCGTTGACCCCGCGGACCATCGAGGAGAACCTCGACGAACTCCACGAGGGGTCGGTGATCATCTACGACGGCGAGCGAACGACGATGCAGAACGTCGAAATCCCCGACGAGATGATCGGGATCGACGTGCCGCTCAAACGGCTCGCAGAAGAGGCGGGCGGAGCGATCATGCGGAACGTCGTCGCGCTCGGTGCCGCCTGTGAAGTCGCCGAGTTCCCGATCGAGAACCTCGATTCGGCGCTCGAAAAGCGCTTCAAGGACAAAGGACAGAAGCTCGTCGACAACAACAAGGAGGCCGCCCGCGCGGGGCGGTCGTACGTCGCCGAGGAGTTCGACCACGAGTTCGACTACGACTTGGAGACGACGGACGAAGACTACGTTCTCCTCAACGGCGACGAGGCGATCGGGATGGGGGCCATCGCGGCCGGCTGCCGCTTCTACGCCGGCTATCCGATCACGCCCGCGACCGACGTGATGACGTACCTCACCGGTCGCATCGAGCGGTACGGCGGCCACGTCGTGCAGGCCGAAGACGAGCTGTCAGCGATCAACATGGCGCTCGGAGCCGCCCGCGGAGGCGCGCGATCGATGACCGCCACGTCCGGTCCCGGGATCGACCTGATGACGGAGACGTTCGGGCTCATCGCCACCTCGGAGACGCCGCTCGTCATCTGTAACGTGATGCGCTCCGGCCCCTCCACCGGGATGCCGACGAAACAGGAGCAGGGCGACTTGAATCAGATGCTGTACGGCGGCCACGGCGAGGTGCCGCGGTTCGTGCTCGCGCCCACGACGATCGCCGAGTGCTTCTGGAAGACCGTCGAGGCGTTCAACCTCGCCGAGAAGTACCAACTGCCGGTGTACATCACCGCGGACCTCTCGATGGCGGTCACGGAACAGACGTTCACGCCCGAGACGTTCGATATGGACGCAGTCGATATCGACCGCGGCTTCGTGGTCGACGAGTCCGCGATCGACGACCACATGAGCGAGTCGGGCGGCTTCCAGCCCCACGAGATTACCGAGGACGGCATCTCGCCGCGCGCGTTCCCCGGCACCGCGGACGGCGCGCACATGTCCACGGGCCTCGAACACGACGAGCAGGGCCGCCGGACGGAGGACACGGAGATGCGCGTCGAGCAGGTCGACAAGCGCAACCGGAAAGTCGAGA is a genomic window containing:
- a CDS encoding NADH-quinone oxidoreductase subunit N; translated protein: MGNAPAAVTALLPVLLLALTGLALLLVDTIRPSERSNTSMAVVSALGSLGALAATAWLVVSGTVGVEAGAVRLFADTIAVDTMALFFTAIFASVTALVVVAAHDYFHDHANPAAFYSLVLFATTGMALLAVANSLAVVFVALEMVSLPSYVLVAFLKQNRGSVEAGMKYFLVGALSSAIFLFGISLVYAATGSLLFGDVAEAMGSLDGLAGVAGLGIVMIVGGVAFKTASVPFHFWAPEAYEGAPAPVSAFLSSASKAAGFVVAFQLFTEAFPVGASLGANIDWVLAFGILAAVTMTLGNFAAAVQEEVKRMLAYSSIGHAGYALIGLAALSAGGQANGTVMGAAMAHLLVYGFMNTGAFLFVAMAERWGVGRTFADYAGLARRAPVASTAMAVFMFSLAGLPPFAGFFSKYFLFQAAIDNGFLWLAALGAVNSVISLYYYSRVVKALFIDDPNSPSALDAIDVRPTALYAAVVFAAVATVLLLPGFGPVIETAEAAASALF
- a CDS encoding H/ACA ribonucleoprotein complex subunit GAR1, whose translation is MRRVGSVVRTAGGLAIARADADEEPPRIGSSVVDESLSTVGRVVDVFGPVDRPYVAVTPNDGVALASLIGGKLYAR
- the srp19 gene encoding signal recognition particle subunit SRP19: MVENVVYPAYFDADRSRSAGRRVPMDLAVEDPTVDEIAKAVQQIGYDAVIERDKAYSREFEPRGMVVVRGTDDTAKNDLVQAIAAYLGVIRE
- the alaS gene encoding alanine--tRNA ligase yields the protein MSDLEAEYRLDYFEEEGFERKECPSCGAHFWTRDADRELCGEPPCADYSFIGDPGFPEPHSLSEMREAFLSFFEDHGHERIDPYPVAANRWRDDVLLTQASIYDFQPLVTSGQTPPPANPLTISQPCIRMQDIDNVGKTGRHTMAFEMMAHHAFNTREDADEEYAYEGEVYWKDETVRYCDELFESLGADLEEITYIEDPWVGGGNAGPAIEVIYKGAELATLVFMCMERDPDGDYEMKDGHTYSFMDTYIVDTGYGLERWTWMSQGTATVYEAIYPDAIDFLKENAGIEHTADEREIVHRAATLSGRLDIDDVDDVEAARGDIADRLDVDVERLRELVEPLEAIYAIADHSRTLAYMFGDGIVPSNVGTGYLARMVLRRMKRLVDEVGVDAPLDELVDMQADRLGYENRDTIREIVRSEERKYRKTLERGSRKVEQLADEYAGTGDPIPTETLLELYDSHGIQPDMVADIAAERGATVDVPDDFYALVADRHEEADGDDAATARDERFDDLPETEKLFYDDQGRTEFEAVVLDVFDREEGYDVVLDQTMFYPEGGGQPADRGQLTVGETTVDVTDVQEVGGVVLHRTDADPGKGEFVRGQVDGDRRDRLRAHHTATHLIGHAAREVLGDHIRQAGAKKGIDSSRLDVRHYDRITREQVKAIERVANELVRDNVPVRQEWPDRNEAEAEHGFDLYQGGVPPGTNIRLVHVGDADVQACAGTHVDRTGQIGAVKVLKTEPVQDGVERIVFAAAGAAVEATQRTEDALYDAADALDVDPLDVPETAERFFEEWKARGKEIESLKEELATARASGGADAEEVDVGGATVVVQRLDGDADELRATANAHVDDGKVAVVGSGGDGSASFVVGVPDGVGVNAGQVVSALADRVGGGGGGPPDFAQGGGPDVDALDDALESAPEIVRSVQEA
- a CDS encoding alpha/beta fold hydrolase, producing the protein MPRADNAGVSIRYEVDAPDASDADEAVVFCGDAGLGAWQFGWQHAAVAGPHTVVTPETRGVGRSDAPPGPYSVETLASDVDAVCSAAGVRNAHVVGYGLGGMVALAYALTSSRPASLTVVGTPPSGADYNALGVWADPSTPTAVEGSLTGLLSEPFRERHPDVLSRIADWRMREDADRETFEAHRAAVEGFDVSDRLYEITTPTLVVHGSEDTVCPRTAAETLVDGLPRGESFVVEGAKHLVGVEASVAVNDALVGWLAEHAADPLS
- a CDS encoding type 1 glutamine amidotransferase gives rise to the protein MTRLRFALLNAAQTDGSTRRNFRRELDADLAEFDAANGHLPDHTEFDGVVVTGSRSSVYWDEAWIPSLIEYVADAADAGVPVLGVCYGHQVLAEALGGRVTGMDGFEIGYNTVRHRGNDPLFEGIDEEFTVFTTHGDTVVDLPPSATLIAENDHGVHAFRDGHCWGVQFHPEYDIDTARDVTDGKRERLGDARVDAVLEEITPDAYDAACEAKGIFDNFVAYARRLKAERESAAAADD
- a CDS encoding PINc/VapC family ATPase — translated: MKVVPDTSAVVDGRVSERVAAGSYESVTVLVPEAVVGELESQANDGLESGWDGLSELKRLADLADEGTIELRYVGERASGDARSHAHEGDVDALIRDLATDHEATLLSSDIVQAEVARAKGVDVEYVEPVARGVVDDLPIQDFFTDETMSVHLKTDTVPKAKRGNLGEMRYVEITEEPTDEAQMREWANSIVDLARQSNEGFIELSDDGMDIVQFRNYRIAVARPPFADGIEITAVRPIAKTTLDDYEFADELRERFLERKRGVLISGSPGAGKSTFAQAVAEFLNDADYAVKTMEKPRDLQVGPEITQYGALGGDMANTADSLLLVRPDYTVYDEVRKTDDFEVFSDMRMAGVGMVGVVHASRAIDALQRLVGRVELGMIPQIVDTVVYIEAGEIHTVYDVETEVKVPAGLTAEDLARPVIQVSNFETGRPEYEIYTFNRQVVTVPLDDADGDDAESGVGRIAKQEIEREIRSVAHGHVDVELKGNDKAIVYVTEGDIGTVIGKGGGRISDIENRLGIEIDVRTHADKPGGGSASAGAGTNGTGGSDGSAGGQVGEERGTVVEPEITSRHVVIDVDDGVGETVEVRADGEYLFTATVGRGGEVQVSRGSAIAEELEDAIDRKRRVTVVPAR
- the citZ gene encoding citrate synthase, translated to MSDELKRGLEGVLVAESDLSYVDGEVGKLVYRGHDIEDLARGASYEEVLYLLWYGSLPTREELDAFAAELATERDVDDDVLETVRTLADAGERPMAALRTATSMLSAYEPEPDADPEDLEATLRQGRRITAKIPTVLAAFERARQGDDPIAPDPDLSHAANFLYMLTGTEPDAVSAETFDMALTLHADHGLNASTFTAMVIGSTMADIYSGVTGGIGALSGSLHGGANQDVMEVLYEIDASAKDPVEWVKDAREEGRRIPGFGHRVYAVKDPRAKILEEKLRDLAESSGDTKWLDYTTAIEEYLTDQGLLEKGIAPNVDFYSGSVYDSLGIPVDMYTPIFAMSRVGGWIAHVVEYQEDNRLIRPRARYTGPDDTSFVPIDER
- a CDS encoding ferredoxin--NADP reductase, which translates into the protein MDTIATVSSVETVGRDTYALRFHAPDGFTAEPGQFVKLGTEIDGESVARFYTLSSPTVDDTFEVTVGIDPDDGGDFSAFLADAEAGTEMTLSGPYGDQHYDGEARAVVVAGGPGVGPAVAIAERALDDGGEAAILYRAADVAHADRIEALTARGVTVHLLDADADLRDALDDAVTGSADETLFVYGFADLVDDATAAIEAAGGDADAAKVENFG